The stretch of DNA tgatatttaaaatgtactgagtattttgtatatataattCCTGTATGACAGTGGACATAAATAGAATCTTGGAAATTACCTTTTTCTGTTACTTATTTAAATCTGCTTCCTTCAGTTTCCTGCTTCTCTCAATTTCTTATCAGTTCTCATCAGTCATATGTTGTTCCTTACACTATGCAGGATCCAGCTTATGGCTGCCCTGAGAAACAAAGTGAATCAAGATGATAAAGACTCATGGTAAGGTGTTCTTTGGAGTCAGATGGCTAGAAAGGAATGGACTTTGCACATCATATTGTGACACATTTGTAGATTACTTCATTGTACCTCTTTTGAAAGCAAGCTTCCTTCTTCTAGGTTTGACTGAATGATATACTGTCTACCATCTGGTTAGAATCAACATGATCAGACCTCATATACCCACAATGGATTTACATTTGGGCTCTGAATTAACCAACCTTTGATTATAGGGATCTAACTTTTGATTCACCAGTGAAAACTACTTGTAGCTAAGAGagttttttttgcctttgggGCCTGAGTTACCTGCATTTACAATAGCTGAGAACATATTATGGGCTTGTAACTGGGCCTTGCCTCTACTTTGCTGTCCTTACTAATTATTCATGTGGGAACAAAGAGACtttgaaaaagaactgaaagaataaacattaaaattagCTTTTAATTTCCTACCCAATATTAATGGGTACACACATAGGAAGTGTAACgtgagaaatttaatttctatcagaaatgcagctgaagaGATTGCATCTCTGTAATATCTCTGCCGCATGCCAGAATTCAGGACCTTTAATTCATAGCCATTCCCAGGTGGCTAGGGTTCTTTGGTGTCTTCCATGCTCTGTGATTTCACAGATTTAACCAAAACCTTAGGGAAACTGAGAGGCAAATTGAGAGGGAAATAAGGGGACTATTTGGCCCCTACAATGATACTTAGTATATTAACTGTAAAAAAGAAAGGGTGCAGACACCTAATATTATTTTGGTGTCAGGACAAACGggaaattctgtatttaaacCAAATAACCTTGATAAAAACATTTATGACGTTGACTTATATTAGTGGTCTTAAGGTATGCAACTGTGTTTCCTTTCTTAGTCTGATCCTGGAAACAGTGAATCGCATAGTGTTGCTCAGCCGGACAATAATCAAATATCAGCAGGTAAGTGGCAACTGTAGCTTCTGTTACAGTTGTGCAGGTCAATCAACATCAGCATGGGCAGGAGTGCACTTTGAAAGCAACAGGACTGCACAAGTCATTTAAAGCTAAGTATGTGGTGCAAAGGTTCTTACTGCTAtcaaaattactgaaatgaTTACTTGAAGAGAATATGTAAGAAAGTCTGCTTCTACAGCTGCTCTTAACTGCTTTTGTGGATTGAATTAGtgtctttcaatattttttagaGACAAGAATctaggaaatactttttttttttcctttcagctagcacatgagaagaaacagaagttgattgacattaaaaggaaaagactcTGTAAGTTTGTTAGCTGTATGGactttgttttgtatttgaaCATACAGTTCATATTTTGAAGTTGTTCTTATagcaatattaatttatatGTGAAGTAACAGAACTCTCAACACAATTATAAAACTTCTTAAAAGCGTGGGAAGTACTATAGAAATGAACTGATGTGTTGCCTACTTGAGCATGAGACTGACATGTTGTAAtgagaaatgcaagaaaatactCAAAAACAACGTGGcagcattttattatttggtGTAAGCTCCCCAGGAAATTGCACATCATTTAGTAACTTAAATCAGCCCTACAGCacttaacagattttttttttgtcagactGCACCTTTTTGAGGTGTTTGCGGATATGGAGGGGATTTACTTATAAAGAACTCTCATAATAGTACATATATATAGTCTTGTAAGAATGGGTCAAATTTAGATGTGAAGTCAGTATTCAGAACTTTTTAAGGTAAATGTGTTTTTTGAATGCTGCTACTGTCATGACCAGATTTGCCACCAGTTTTTAACAGCTATTGTTTGGTTCACACATAAAGAGTTGTGTATATGTTAATAGTAAGGAACAAGCACAATGAAATAACtgttttcatatgaaaaattAACATCCTTGATATCCTTGCAAATAAGGGATGGAATGCTTTGCAGCATTCTTTCAGTGTATGAACTGTCCCTTAATGGTTTTAATCAGTCTAGTTTTTAGCCAGATTTCCTATAAAAACAGTAATATTCAATTGTCATGTCCATATGTTCTATGTTCCTTGTACAACTTTGGAATTTGATTTCAACCAAATctaaaaaaggggaaatggtcTTAAAAGTCTATAAAAAGACCTATAAAAGTTGTGGCAGTCGAAAACAGGATATAAGACACATGTTGAAATTGCAGTCCCTATCTGAGAGAAATGCAGACAACATACAAGTACTTTCTGTTCTGCTGACAACTAGGGAACAAATTGATGTAGTTTGATACCAGATAGCCGCAGCATGTATTGCCTCTAATGTGAGAGAAATATCTTGAGGCATATTGGAAGGAAAGGGTGGAGTGGGAAGCTAGGGTTGTTGCAGTGGAAGTTCTTTAGGTGGctatgaggaaaaaagagtATCTTTAGTTCTACTGCTCACCTAACTACTTCTTAACACTTCATCTTCTTAATGATGGAACAGCACtaaaaaaagaccaaagaagAAAACTACAGCAAATTCAGactatgaagaaaaaacaaaagaaggaaaaaggaaataagaacCTGGATGAAGCAAAGATGCTTCAGaacttagaaaaagaaagattgaTGACTACAGTAattcaaaatgtgtttcaggTAATGTGTTATGTCTTTTAGAACCAAGTTTGCAATTTTTCATTACAATCAAGATAATATAGTGTATGGCAAATGTAACTTCAACAACACAAAATTGGGTTTTCTAAACACTTTATGTAACAGCAGTAATAGAAAAACTGCAGTATGAAAGGAAGACTTTTGTTGCTTTAGAGGCTAAAAACATGAAATGGTCACACACTTCTTTGGAGTAATTATTTGCAGAGTTTAGAGACAATCTGTTAATCTATATTTGTTCAAAAGTACAAAAGCtacaaaaataatgcattttcttttagaacatCTGTCACAGCAATTGCTGTATTTCCTTATACTATGAATCATCTCTGCACCCCACCAAATCAGCTTCCCCCATCTCACagttaggaaaaataaataggtGTTAATCCCACATTACCATTGAACCTCCATCTGCTCCTTCTGCCCACATGCCCTCTGTGTTTGTGTCATCCACTGAAACCCTCTGAAAGCCTTGGCCTACAGCCACAGCCTGTCTCCAGATTTTTTCAGCAGCATAGCCTTTGCCCTTTCAGTTCCACATCTGTCAGGTTCTGCTGACTAGTCTGTATCCATGCAGCTGGCTGGCAGGTTGTCTGGAGTGTGGAGTCATGCAAAGTGAGGAAGAAAACCTCATGATTTGGGGTAGGGTGGAAGGGCCTCGGGCAGAGAAAGAATTTCAAGAACAGAGTGTCACATCTTTTTGCACTGCGTGGTATGGCTACTACTATTGTGCATTGATCACACTGTGACATCTCAAATTGAGAAtgagaaattaaacattttagtGGGCTTAAGAGTAGAGTCCTAGAATTATCTCCTGGTTTTGTATTCCTGAAGTTTTCTGAGCCGTATGTAGAGCAAATCTTTGGTTAAATTTAAATTCCCATTTTCAGTCCAAAATGGCAGGGTGAGAATGTTGTTgtattattttgtgtttgaggcaaactttatttcattttgttaaaaaaaaatcctctaattttctgtgtttaaaataggGGTAGTGTGCAAGCACCTCtaggaaattaaaagctttgcttttttttggctGTGTATTGACAATAGGATCTAAACCAAtacttccctttttcctctttccccccatTCTTCCTACTTCAGACCCTGTTGAGGATTTCAAGgactttcaaattaaaaattaaaaaacaggcTTTCTTTGAGAGATTTTATTGGGCTTGTTTTAATCAATAGATCTTCCTTTTTTACAGAATATCATAATTGGAAGCGGAGTTAACTGGGCAGAAGATCCATCTTTAAAGGCGATTGTTCTACAGCTTGAAAAAAATGTCCATCTTCCATGAATCAGGAGAAAtagtgtttaattttatttgcattttaatatattaattaatattaatatattttaatttttaacacacatcaataatttttcagtttaacctttcagaaagttgtttttctctctagAGACTCAGAATGTGTCCATGCAACTCTGtgaagtgaaattaaatttctgacACACAACAAATGTTTGAATGGGTAATGCAACTGATGAAATTAAACTACCTGAAGACCCACTTCATAGCTGTCTTGTCCGAAAACCTCATGTCTCTCTGAAAGACAGCAATAATGCAAGAAAGATGAATAATCTGTGTATTTCAAGCTTTTACGTAAAAGTGGACTTAAACCAAGGCTCTGCTGTCCTCTTTTCCTGGGGATGAGCAGGCTGCAGAGCTTGGGCATGGTACCTGACTCTGGTCTGTCCCAGTGGAAAGCCCAAGATGGAAAAACTTTTTAGCAAGTTTTTAcaattgggatttttttgctattaaagCGCTTCGTATAATTTGAAACAGCAGAATTTTTATGCTCTTAGTTCTTCTAACAGCCACTTGTGTCTGAAGTGGTGACTTCATGCTATCGACCGTGCAGCTAAGCAGCGTTTTATCTACATATTTTCACcagcatttgctttctttttttgtttatatgatGTTCAAATGAAATTGAAGCTTAGGGTGTATAGCATGTTTTGAGACATGTACTGTCTCTTTCTATCTTAGGGTATATTGTCATTTTTAACTTGGTGATTAACTAGCATTTTTTTTAGGTGGGCTTTGATCGAATAGTAAGAATAAAACGCTGATTTGACTCAAAAGGCttggtttgggtgttttttacTGATAAGGCTGAGGCGGTGTGTTTGGTTGCGCAGCCCCGCCTGCCGCAGGCGTTCCCCCGGTgtgggcggggccgggcgctgcCCACCGGGCTCGTCACCATGGGCAGCAAGATGGCGGCCGCCACCAGGGCGGTGCAGGTAAGGGCGGCCTCGGGACAGCGGAGGGGTGAGGCAGCCGGAGCCTTGGCTCGTGTGGCGGGGCTCTCTTCACCTGGTGCCGCCGCCGAGAAGGAGACCTGAGGCGTTCGTGGCTTGAGGACACGCCGCCGGAGCGGCCGGTGTCCTTGGGAAGAGGCGTGCGGTGTCGCCCACGGGTGTCGCAGGTGCTGTGTTAGAAGAGGGTGCAGCGCTGGCCGGCAGCTCCTTCCTAGGCTGTCCCTCTCCAAGGTGAAAGCATTTCGTACAGACAGAATGTACAGGTCGCGGTTCCGTCTGCTAGAGCTTTATGGAACCACAGgatggtgtgggttggaaggggccttaaaggTCACCTCgttccagcccccctgctgtaggcaggggcaccttccactatcccaggttgctcaaaggtCTATGcagtctggccttggacacttccagggatgggccagcCAGAgcttcctgggcaacctgtggcCGTGCCTCACCaccagtaaagaatttctccatTATATCTAGTATAAATCTGCCTTCTTTGGGTTGTAAGGTCCCCCggagctttcttttttccaggctgaacaaccccaggtCTCTCATAGAGACCTCTCCTCCTacaagaggtgctccagccctctgttCTTTATGGTCCtgctctggactcactccagcaaGTCTTGTTTTGGGGACCCCAGAGTtgggcacagcactccaggtgggatctcaccagagcagatTGCATTGTGATTGCATTTATGCAACAGCAGTGGCTGTTTCTGCACACAATGATGTTGctgtgagaaaaggaaaataacaccTGTAAGTGGTCTGGGCATCAGAGTGCAGAAATACCTTTAAAAGTGAAACTTCCTGGGGTAAAGTTAGACCTTTAAGAAGTAGTAAGTATATCAGAGTagtgcagagagcagcagtaTAGTGTGGTTGTTTAATACATTGTACAttccattttattattttgaaggTAACTGGCttctagaaatatattttgtgctTCTTATTTCTCCCACTACCTTGCTTCGTTCTAGGTAGTCAAGCCACATACTCCATTAATTAAGTTCCCTGACAGAAAAAGTGGTCCCAGACCTAAAAGTAAGTATTTCATGCATAGATACAGCTTGTGCCACATTTCTTTACATGGACTGTTTTATATAGGAACGAGCAcacaatttttctctttcaactaTCTACCTCAACTGATTTGGAGCAGGATTTTTGAAACATGCTTGGTTTAGTTTGAAGGcaactctttttctctttacagaCTCTGTACAAATCTATGTACACACATAACGCATCATGTCTTTATTGCTTGATCAAGACAGATCCACAAAGGTTTCCAGTGCAGCTTTtctacttttatatatataaaagtcacatttttcCAAATACTAATATTTACCTGAAATAACTGTACCCAAGTCAGTTTGAAGCAACTTTTGATATTCAGTGAAATTTGCAGAAATGATGTTGcattttcctcatcttttcttAGTTGAAGTGTGCAATGTCTGctatattttcaaaacatgatTATAGCTGGGAGAGCCATCCCTCTctacattttagaaatatttcccCATGTTACTAATtaatgctgaggaaaaaaaataatttcattgcaATCTTCGCCATTAACTTTTATACCTGTATCTATGTTGATATTTACGGTATTCCCAATACTGTTATATTTAAACCTCAGATTTATATTAGCAATATGTTGTTTTAGTAGTCCTTTGGGATCAACAAAGCATCTGAAATGAAAGTAGGAGATGTCTTAATATTGACTGATGATGCCTGATACTTGGTGGTCATTCTGCACGTGACTAACAAAATTTGATATGGtgccattttttaatattaaagatgGGTACAGCACTGCATTGCATGTTATAGTCTGCTGTTGTGGTTGTAAGCTTATCTTTTTGTAAGCTTCTACCTCTTTTTCGTTTATCTGTCTTTACAGTTGTCATAAATGAAAAG from Chiroxiphia lanceolata isolate bChiLan1 chromosome Z, bChiLan1.pri, whole genome shotgun sequence encodes:
- the CENPH gene encoding centromere protein H — encoded protein: MASVSWNLEQEQEQEQKLEQGGAQAWPQGGHDMGVLKLLRLRDQMKQHLMEYSAAVRGGETTFLDQVVEEKHIQGVTEDLQTNKEETEVSFWNKTLALQRIQLMAALRNKVNQDDKDSCLILETVNRIVLLSRTIIKYQQLAHEKKQKLIDIKRKRLSLKKDQRRKLQQIQTMKKKQKKEKGNKNLDEAKMLQNLEKERLMTTVIQNVFQNIIIGSGVNWAEDPSLKAIVLQLEKNVHLP